Proteins found in one Thermaerobacter subterraneus DSM 13965 genomic segment:
- the dnaK gene encoding molecular chaperone DnaK, which translates to MGKVVGIDLGTTNSVVAVLEGGEPTVITNAEGSRLTPSVVGWSKGGELLVGQVAKRQAVTNPERTIFSIKRFMGRRFAEVRDEAGRVPYKVVEGPNGDARVEVDGKLYSPEEISAMILRKLKQDAEAYLGEPVTQAVITVPAYFNDAQRQATKNAGRIAGLEVLRIINEPTAAALAYGLDKEEDQKILVFDLGGGTFDVSILELGDGVFEVRATSGNNHLGGDDFDQRIIDWLAEEFKKEHGIDLRQDRMALQRLKEAAEKAKIELSSTLSTNINLPFITADASGPKHLDMTLTRAKFEELTADLVEATMGPTRRALEDAGLKPGDIDKIILVGGSTRIPAVQRAIREFFGKEPHKGVNPDEVVAMGAAIQAGVLAGEVKDLVLVDVTPLTLGVEVLGGVVEPMIPRNTAIPTSKSKIFSTAADGQTQVEIHVVQGERPLARDNKTLGRFILDGIPPAPRGVPQIEVTFDIDVNGIVHVRAKDLGTGREQKITIKSQGGLSEEEIQRMIKEAEQHAEEDRRRKELIEARNQADSLIYQARKTLKDNEGKLDEALKQRIEERIKALEEVAQGDDLSTIRRRAEELSEAVLEVGRRIYEQQAAAAGGGATAGNDGGGSPGQAAGGTGAAGDVYDTGFRSRDDERTGTGGD; encoded by the coding sequence ATGGGCAAGGTGGTGGGCATCGACCTGGGCACCACCAACTCCGTGGTGGCGGTGCTGGAGGGCGGCGAGCCCACGGTGATCACCAACGCCGAGGGGAGCCGCCTGACTCCTTCCGTGGTGGGTTGGTCCAAGGGCGGCGAGCTGCTGGTGGGCCAGGTGGCCAAGCGGCAGGCCGTCACCAACCCCGAGCGGACCATCTTCTCCATCAAGCGCTTCATGGGGCGGCGCTTCGCCGAGGTGCGGGACGAGGCCGGGCGGGTGCCGTACAAGGTGGTGGAAGGGCCCAACGGGGACGCCCGGGTGGAGGTGGACGGCAAGCTCTACTCCCCCGAGGAGATCTCGGCCATGATCCTGCGCAAGCTCAAGCAGGACGCCGAGGCCTACCTGGGCGAGCCGGTCACCCAGGCGGTGATCACCGTTCCGGCCTACTTCAACGACGCCCAGCGCCAGGCGACCAAGAACGCCGGCCGCATCGCCGGCCTCGAGGTGCTGCGCATCATCAACGAGCCCACGGCGGCCGCCCTGGCCTACGGCCTGGACAAGGAAGAAGACCAGAAGATCCTGGTCTTCGACCTGGGCGGCGGCACCTTCGACGTGTCCATCCTGGAACTGGGGGACGGCGTCTTCGAGGTCCGGGCCACCAGCGGCAACAACCACCTGGGCGGGGACGACTTCGACCAGCGGATCATCGACTGGCTGGCCGAGGAGTTCAAGAAGGAGCACGGCATCGACCTGCGCCAGGACCGCATGGCGCTGCAGCGGCTCAAGGAGGCGGCGGAGAAGGCCAAGATCGAGCTGTCGTCGACCCTGAGCACCAACATCAACCTGCCCTTCATCACGGCCGACGCCAGCGGCCCCAAGCACCTGGACATGACCCTGACCCGGGCCAAGTTCGAGGAGCTGACGGCCGACCTGGTGGAGGCCACCATGGGGCCGACGCGCCGGGCCCTGGAGGACGCCGGCCTGAAGCCCGGGGACATCGACAAGATCATCCTGGTGGGCGGCTCCACCCGCATCCCCGCGGTGCAGCGGGCCATCCGGGAGTTCTTCGGGAAGGAGCCCCACAAGGGGGTCAACCCCGATGAGGTGGTGGCCATGGGGGCCGCCATCCAGGCGGGGGTGCTGGCCGGCGAGGTCAAGGACCTGGTGCTGGTCGACGTCACGCCCCTGACCCTGGGCGTGGAGGTCCTGGGCGGCGTGGTGGAGCCCATGATCCCGCGCAACACGGCCATCCCCACGTCCAAGTCCAAGATCTTCTCCACCGCCGCCGACGGGCAGACCCAGGTGGAGATCCACGTGGTCCAGGGCGAGCGCCCGCTGGCCCGCGACAACAAGACCCTGGGCCGGTTCATCCTGGACGGGATCCCGCCGGCGCCCCGGGGCGTGCCGCAGATCGAGGTCACCTTCGACATCGACGTCAACGGCATCGTCCACGTGCGCGCCAAGGACCTGGGCACCGGGCGCGAGCAGAAGATCACCATCAAGTCCCAGGGCGGGCTGTCCGAGGAAGAGATCCAGCGGATGATCAAGGAGGCCGAGCAGCACGCCGAGGAGGACCGCCGGCGCAAGGAGCTGATCGAGGCGCGCAACCAGGCGGACAGCCTGATCTACCAGGCGCGCAAGACCCTCAAGGACAACGAGGGCAAGCTGGACGAGGCCCTCAAGCAGCGCATCGAGGAGCGCATCAAGGCGCTGGAAGAGGTCGCCCAGGGCGACGACCTCAGCACCATCCGGCGCCGGGCGGAGGAGCTCTCCGAGGCGGTGCTGGAGGTGGGCCGGCGCATCTACGAGCAGCAGGCGGCCGCGGCCGGCGGCGGCGCCACGGCCGGCAACGACGGGGGCGGCTCGCCCGGACAGGCGGCCGGTGGCACCGGCGCGGCGGGCGACGTGTACGACACGGGCTTCCGGTCCAGGGACGACGAGCGGACCGGTACCGGTGGCGACTGA
- the dnaJ gene encoding molecular chaperone DnaJ, producing the protein MAKDYYAILGVSRDASQEEIKKAYRRLARRYHPDANPGDPEAERRFKEINEAYQVLGDPEKRAAYDRFGTAEGPAAGGWPGGAGGWPGGAGGFGTAGGPGGGFGPFGGFGDFDGFGNFGLGDLFDAVFGGGRSARRGGPARGADLEMELELTLEEAARGGRREIRVERPEECAACRGTGAEGGRLVSCPQCGGSGQVRTARTTPFGQFVTVQTCPRCGGAGRLAAAACRACGGRGEVPQRRTLEIDIPAGVDDGMRLRLRGQGQPGRRGGPPGDLYVRIRIKPHPVFRREGDDIVAEVAVGMAQAALGARLRVPTLDGEEELLVPPGTQPGEVIRLKGKGMPRLRGSGRGDQLVRVRVEIPRRLSDRERELLLELARLRGETVSDERGLFQRMRDAFNL; encoded by the coding sequence GTGGCAAAGGACTACTACGCGATCCTGGGCGTGTCCCGGGACGCCTCCCAGGAAGAGATCAAAAAGGCCTACCGGCGGCTGGCCCGCCGCTACCACCCGGACGCCAACCCCGGCGACCCCGAGGCAGAGCGCCGGTTCAAGGAGATCAACGAGGCGTACCAGGTCCTGGGCGACCCCGAGAAGCGAGCGGCCTACGACCGCTTCGGTACCGCCGAGGGGCCGGCGGCCGGCGGCTGGCCGGGCGGCGCCGGCGGCTGGCCGGGCGGCGCCGGCGGCTTCGGCACCGCCGGCGGCCCGGGCGGCGGCTTCGGTCCCTTCGGCGGCTTCGGCGACTTTGACGGCTTCGGCAACTTCGGCCTCGGCGACCTGTTCGACGCGGTCTTCGGCGGCGGGCGGTCGGCGCGGCGGGGCGGCCCCGCGCGGGGTGCCGACCTGGAGATGGAGCTGGAACTCACCCTGGAAGAGGCCGCCCGCGGCGGCCGCCGGGAGATCCGGGTCGAGCGGCCGGAGGAATGTGCCGCCTGCCGCGGTACGGGCGCCGAGGGCGGCCGGCTGGTGAGCTGCCCCCAGTGCGGCGGCAGCGGGCAGGTGCGTACGGCTCGGACCACGCCCTTCGGCCAGTTCGTCACCGTCCAGACCTGCCCGCGCTGCGGGGGGGCGGGGCGGCTGGCGGCGGCGGCGTGCCGGGCCTGCGGCGGCCGGGGCGAGGTGCCCCAGCGCCGCACCCTGGAGATCGACATCCCGGCCGGGGTCGACGACGGCATGCGCCTGCGCCTGCGGGGCCAGGGGCAGCCCGGGCGCCGCGGCGGCCCGCCGGGCGACCTGTACGTGCGCATCCGCATCAAGCCCCATCCCGTCTTTCGGCGGGAGGGCGACGACATCGTGGCCGAGGTGGCCGTCGGCATGGCGCAGGCCGCCCTGGGCGCCCGGCTGCGGGTCCCCACCCTGGACGGCGAGGAGGAGCTGCTGGTGCCGCCGGGCACCCAGCCCGGCGAGGTGATCCGGCTCAAGGGCAAGGGCATGCCGCGGCTGAGGGGGAGCGGCCGGGGCGACCAGCTGGTCCGGGTGCGGGTGGAGATCCCCCGGCGGCTTTCCGACCGGGAGCGGGAGCTCTTGCTGGAACTGGCCCGGCTGCGGGGCGAGACCGTATCGGACGAACGCGGCCTGTTCCAGCGCATGCGGGACGCCTTCAACCTGTAG
- a CDS encoding 50S ribosomal protein L11 methyltransferase, which yields MRWLEMVIDVPAQAAEAAAAALVEIAGSGLVWEDRDGAVRLRAYLPEEGFEERYRQLGERWRRVRQVFPAVGPWAPAVRARDEAEWAEAWKAYFKPLPVGRHLLVVPGWLRDQVDPGPRLPLVLDPGTAFGTGQHASTRLALELLEEVLVPPGGEGSSEAPAGPAAPPHGAGGAGAPVAGPEPASLGGTVLDVGTGSGILAIAAARLGAPRVLAIDIDPVAVRVAGENAAANGVAERIGLACATPAGLRQVPPAGWAGHLPAALTVANITAEVLSGMVADLDALTRPGGTIILSGLLEGAAGTAVLEERCHDRGWQLEERRRAEGWEAWRLRRPGATAPEKIAGTPAGSPSGAQ from the coding sequence GTGCGCTGGCTGGAGATGGTGATCGACGTACCCGCCCAGGCGGCCGAGGCCGCCGCCGCTGCCCTGGTGGAGATCGCGGGCTCCGGCCTGGTCTGGGAGGATCGCGACGGTGCCGTGCGCCTGCGGGCCTACCTGCCCGAGGAGGGCTTCGAGGAGCGGTACCGGCAGCTGGGGGAGCGGTGGCGGCGGGTGCGGCAGGTCTTCCCGGCCGTCGGTCCCTGGGCGCCGGCGGTGCGGGCCCGGGACGAGGCCGAATGGGCGGAGGCCTGGAAGGCCTACTTCAAGCCTTTGCCCGTGGGCCGGCACCTCCTGGTGGTCCCCGGCTGGCTGCGGGATCAGGTGGACCCGGGTCCCCGGCTGCCCCTGGTGCTGGATCCGGGGACGGCTTTCGGCACGGGGCAGCATGCCTCCACCCGCCTGGCCCTGGAGCTTTTGGAGGAGGTGCTGGTACCGCCGGGGGGAGAGGGGAGCTCGGAAGCCCCCGCCGGTCCGGCGGCCCCGCCCCACGGCGCGGGTGGTGCCGGCGCGCCGGTCGCAGGCCCGGAGCCCGCCTCCCTCGGGGGTACCGTGCTGGACGTGGGCACGGGGTCGGGCATCCTGGCCATCGCCGCCGCCCGGCTGGGTGCCCCCCGGGTGCTGGCCATCGACATCGACCCGGTGGCCGTGCGGGTGGCCGGGGAGAACGCCGCGGCCAACGGGGTCGCGGAGCGGATCGGCCTGGCTTGCGCGACGCCGGCGGGCCTTCGCCAGGTGCCACCCGCCGGGTGGGCCGGCCACCTGCCCGCCGCCTTGACCGTGGCCAACATCACCGCCGAGGTGCTGTCCGGAATGGTGGCCGACCTGGACGCCCTGACCCGGCCGGGCGGCACCATCATCCTTTCGGGGCTGCTGGAGGGCGCGGCCGGCACGGCCGTCCTGGAAGAACGCTGCCACGACCGCGGCTGGCAGCTGGAGGAGCGGCGCCGGGCCGAGGGCTGGGAGGCCTGGCGGCTGCGGCGGCCCGGCGCCACGGCGCCAGAAAAGATTGCCGGGACGCCGGCCGGTTCGCCCTCCGGGGCGCAGTAG
- a CDS encoding RsmE family RNA methyltransferase, translating to MFVPHVFVDRELAPGAAAPLAADDAHHLLRVLRRRPGDPVVAVTPAGRRWLGRLAPGSPPQLEAREELPSSEPPVAVTLGQGLPKGPKMEEVIRHGTEVGVARFVPVLAARSVSRPGEAGAAQRVQRWQRIAREAARQSQRSAVPQVEPPCSLDGLLSRGEAWDLILMPWEEEEARGLREELEAAAAAWGRPAAGRRVLILVGPEGGWDAGEVEAARRAGARVVTLGPRILRTETAGVLVAGLVLHVLGDLG from the coding sequence ATGTTCGTCCCCCACGTCTTTGTCGACCGCGAGCTGGCCCCTGGTGCCGCGGCGCCTCTGGCTGCCGACGACGCCCACCACCTGCTGCGCGTCCTGCGCCGCCGTCCCGGCGATCCCGTGGTGGCCGTCACGCCCGCCGGCCGGCGGTGGCTGGGCCGGCTGGCGCCGGGCTCCCCGCCCCAGCTGGAGGCCCGGGAAGAGCTGCCCTCCAGCGAGCCGCCCGTCGCCGTCACCCTGGGACAGGGCCTGCCCAAGGGACCCAAAATGGAAGAGGTGATCCGGCACGGCACGGAGGTGGGGGTCGCCCGCTTCGTGCCCGTCCTGGCCGCCCGCTCGGTGAGCCGCCCCGGGGAGGCAGGCGCCGCCCAGCGGGTCCAGCGCTGGCAGCGCATCGCCCGGGAAGCGGCCCGCCAGTCCCAGCGCTCCGCCGTGCCGCAGGTCGAACCGCCCTGTTCTCTGGACGGGCTGCTCTCCCGGGGGGAGGCATGGGACCTGATCCTCATGCCCTGGGAGGAAGAGGAGGCCCGGGGCCTGCGGGAGGAGCTCGAGGCCGCCGCCGCTGCCTGGGGACGCCCGGCCGCCGGCCGGCGGGTGCTGATCCTGGTGGGGCCGGAGGGCGGTTGGGACGCCGGGGAGGTCGAGGCCGCCCGGCGGGCCGGCGCCCGGGTGGTCACCCTGGGGCCCCGCATCCTGCGCACCGAGACGGCGGGGGTCCTGGTGGCCGGCCTGGTGCTGCACGTGCTGGGTGATCTGGGTTAG
- a CDS encoding D-alanine--D-alanine ligase family protein, translating to MQEHAAAPQGGGPAPAPRRQDGGRTTGPAAAGPGAAPGPRRLRVGILFGGRSGEHEVSLMSARSVFEAMDRRRFEPVPIGITREGLWILPHDAPGLLKAGRGVEPGDGIPLAVVPGPQGSRLLLLEAGGGAGSSAAGGAGEDGAPVQGRRLEPLDVVFPVLHGTFGEDGTVQGLLELAGIPYVGAGVMASAVGMDKAVMKELFRARGLPVVPFLVVTAARWRREPAAVLDAIEQSLGYPCFTKPANLGSSVGITRCPDRVALEAGLAEAFAYDRKVVVERGVDARELEISVLGNDDPVASVPGEIRPRDAFYTYRAKYTEGGSELIVPAPLPPRVVEEMQRLAIAAFQAIDAAGLARVDFFLERATGRLLVNEINTIPGFTVLSMYPKLWEAAGLPYRDLITRLIELALERHGERARLRTTYGDGE from the coding sequence ATGCAAGAACACGCGGCGGCCCCCCAGGGCGGCGGGCCCGCACCGGCCCCGCGTCGCCAGGACGGCGGAAGGACCACCGGACCGGCCGCGGCGGGCCCGGGGGCCGCACCCGGGCCGCGCCGGCTGCGGGTGGGCATCCTGTTCGGCGGCCGGTCGGGGGAGCACGAGGTCTCCCTGATGTCGGCCCGGTCCGTCTTCGAGGCCATGGACCGGCGGCGGTTCGAGCCCGTGCCCATCGGGATCACCCGGGAGGGGCTCTGGATCCTGCCCCACGATGCGCCGGGCCTGCTGAAGGCAGGGCGGGGGGTCGAACCCGGCGACGGCATCCCCCTGGCTGTGGTGCCCGGCCCGCAGGGCTCCCGCCTGCTGCTGCTGGAGGCCGGCGGCGGAGCCGGTTCGTCCGCAGCCGGAGGGGCCGGGGAGGACGGGGCGCCCGTGCAGGGGCGCCGGCTCGAGCCGCTGGACGTGGTCTTCCCCGTGCTGCACGGCACCTTCGGCGAAGACGGCACCGTCCAGGGGCTTCTGGAGCTGGCCGGCATCCCCTACGTGGGGGCCGGCGTCATGGCCTCGGCCGTCGGCATGGACAAGGCGGTCATGAAGGAGCTTTTCCGGGCTCGGGGCCTGCCCGTGGTGCCTTTCCTGGTGGTAACGGCCGCCCGCTGGCGGCGGGAGCCGGCGGCGGTGCTGGACGCCATCGAGCAGTCCCTGGGCTACCCCTGCTTCACCAAGCCCGCCAACCTGGGGTCCAGCGTAGGCATCACCCGCTGTCCCGACCGGGTCGCCCTGGAGGCCGGCCTGGCCGAGGCCTTCGCCTACGACCGCAAGGTGGTGGTCGAGCGGGGCGTCGACGCCCGGGAACTGGAGATCAGCGTGCTGGGCAACGACGACCCCGTGGCCTCGGTGCCGGGCGAGATCCGGCCCCGGGACGCGTTCTACACCTACCGGGCCAAGTACACCGAGGGCGGATCGGAGCTCATCGTACCGGCCCCGCTTCCGCCCCGGGTGGTGGAGGAGATGCAGCGGCTGGCCATCGCGGCCTTCCAGGCCATCGACGCCGCCGGCCTGGCCCGGGTGGACTTCTTCCTCGAGCGGGCCACGGGACGGCTGCTGGTCAACGAGATCAACACCATTCCCGGCTTCACCGTCCTGAGCATGTACCCCAAGCTGTGGGAGGCGGCGGGCCTTCCCTATCGCGACCTGATCACCCGCCTCATCGAACTGGCGCTGGAGCGGCATGGTGAACGAGCCCGCCTCCGGACAACCTATGGAGACGGGGAATGA
- a CDS encoding histidine triad nucleotide-binding protein: protein MADCLFCRIVEGQLPADKVYEDEHVLAFRDINPQAPQHVLVIPKRHIASLNEAGDDDVPVLGHLQRVIPEVARRVGVAESGYRVVVNTGRDALQTVFHVHYHVLGGRTLQWPPG, encoded by the coding sequence GTGGCGGATTGCCTGTTCTGCCGGATCGTCGAGGGGCAGTTGCCCGCCGACAAGGTCTACGAAGACGAGCACGTCCTCGCCTTCCGGGACATCAACCCCCAGGCGCCGCAACACGTCCTGGTGATCCCCAAGCGGCACATCGCCTCCCTGAACGAGGCGGGGGACGACGACGTCCCCGTGCTCGGGCACCTGCAGCGGGTGATCCCCGAGGTGGCCCGCCGGGTGGGCGTGGCCGAGAGCGGGTACCGGGTGGTGGTGAACACCGGGCGCGATGCCCTGCAGACCGTCTTCCACGTGCACTACCACGTGCTGGGCGGTCGCACCTTGCAGTGGCCACCCGGCTGA
- the rpsU gene encoding 30S ribosomal protein S21, with protein sequence MAEIKRRENETLDDALRRFRQALRKAGILGEVRRREHYDKPSVRRKKKSDAARRRRRSR encoded by the coding sequence GTGGCCGAGATCAAGCGCCGGGAAAACGAAACCCTGGACGACGCCCTGCGCCGGTTCCGCCAGGCTTTGCGCAAGGCCGGCATTCTCGGCGAGGTGCGCCGGCGCGAGCACTACGACAAGCCCAGCGTCCGCAGGAAGAAGAAGAGCGATGCCGCCCGCCGCCGCCGGCGGAGCCGCTAG
- a CDS encoding GatB/YqeY domain-containing protein, whose translation MSLKERLEQDMKEAMKAREAGKTRLSVIRMARAAIKNEEIERGHPLSDDEVLQVLAREKRQRQEALEEYRRAGRQDLVEQMEEEIQVLASYLPEPLTEAELALLAEEVIAQVGARGPQDMGKVMGQLMPRIRGRAEGSEASRIVRELLSRMN comes from the coding sequence ATGTCCCTGAAGGAGCGCCTGGAACAGGACATGAAGGAGGCCATGAAGGCGCGGGAGGCGGGCAAGACCCGCCTCTCGGTCATTCGCATGGCCCGGGCTGCCATCAAGAACGAGGAGATCGAGCGGGGACATCCCCTCAGCGATGACGAGGTGCTGCAGGTCCTGGCGCGGGAGAAGCGCCAGCGCCAGGAGGCCCTGGAGGAGTACCGCCGGGCCGGCCGGCAGGACCTGGTCGAGCAGATGGAGGAAGAGATCCAGGTCCTGGCGTCCTACCTGCCCGAGCCGCTGACCGAGGCCGAGCTCGCCCTGCTGGCGGAAGAGGTCATCGCCCAGGTGGGCGCCCGGGGGCCGCAGGACATGGGCAAGGTCATGGGTCAGCTGATGCCCCGCATCCGCGGCCGGGCCGAGGGCAGCGAGGCCAGCCGGATCGTGCGGGAGCTGCTGAGCCGGATGAACTAG
- a CDS encoding NfeD family protein has protein sequence MVNPNRFRTVLLRVAGLLALLAALAAHGLGGGPPAAAQQAPPASGPPQRVLVIPVRGNIEPGLARFVRRGLEQARRSGAAVLLEISTFGGRVDGATEIRDAVNAAAAAGVPVAAWVPDRAISAGALIAIAAPSLYMAPDATLGAAEPRPADEKTVSYVRAEFEAAARSRGRDPQVAAAMVDKDVAVPGLVERGHILTLTGERAREIGFIEGLAASRQAALEAAGWGGLPVDELVPTAAERVARFVTDPVVAPILLSLGMAGLVAEFYVPGFGFPGIVGLLSLALFFGGHLLAGIAGWEILLLFLVGVLLLAVELLVPGFGVFGVAGLLAMGAAIVLVTGDPVRGLQSLLIGLAVTTGVLVVLARVAGRRGLWRRLALPTRLGEAEGFRATAEDAALVGMAGTALTPLRPAGTAAIAGRRVDVVTEGEYLAAGTRVEVIRVEGRRVVVRAAGPDTGPGGSGEGGSGEAAPGAAGGSGPVAGSGGSTAAGSEAGEASHGD, from the coding sequence GTGGTGAACCCGAACCGGTTCCGAACGGTCCTCTTGCGGGTGGCCGGCCTGCTGGCCCTGCTGGCCGCCCTGGCGGCCCACGGGCTGGGCGGCGGCCCGCCAGCGGCAGCCCAGCAGGCGCCGCCCGCCAGCGGCCCGCCCCAGCGGGTGCTGGTCATCCCCGTGCGCGGCAACATCGAACCCGGCCTGGCCCGCTTTGTCCGCCGGGGGCTGGAACAAGCCCGCCGCAGCGGGGCGGCGGTCCTGCTGGAGATCAGCACCTTCGGCGGCCGGGTGGACGGGGCCACCGAGATCCGCGATGCCGTGAACGCCGCCGCCGCGGCCGGGGTGCCCGTGGCCGCCTGGGTTCCCGACCGCGCCATCTCCGCCGGAGCGCTGATCGCCATCGCCGCTCCCTCCCTCTACATGGCGCCCGACGCCACTCTGGGCGCCGCCGAGCCGCGTCCCGCCGACGAGAAGACCGTCTCCTACGTCCGCGCCGAATTCGAAGCCGCCGCCCGCAGCCGCGGCCGCGATCCCCAGGTGGCCGCCGCCATGGTGGACAAGGACGTGGCCGTCCCCGGCCTGGTGGAGCGTGGCCACATCCTCACCCTCACCGGCGAGCGGGCGCGGGAGATCGGCTTCATCGAGGGATTGGCGGCAAGCCGCCAGGCCGCCCTGGAGGCTGCAGGGTGGGGCGGCCTGCCCGTGGACGAACTGGTCCCCACCGCGGCCGAGCGGGTGGCCCGGTTCGTCACCGATCCCGTGGTGGCGCCGATCCTGCTCTCCCTCGGCATGGCGGGCCTGGTGGCCGAGTTCTACGTCCCCGGTTTCGGCTTCCCCGGCATCGTGGGCCTGTTGAGCCTGGCCCTTTTCTTCGGCGGCCACCTGCTGGCCGGCATCGCCGGGTGGGAAATCCTCCTGCTCTTCCTCGTGGGCGTGCTGCTGCTGGCGGTGGAGCTGCTGGTGCCGGGCTTCGGCGTGTTCGGGGTGGCCGGTCTGCTGGCCATGGGCGCGGCCATCGTGCTGGTGACCGGGGACCCCGTGCGGGGGTTGCAATCCCTTTTGATCGGCCTTGCCGTGACCACCGGTGTGCTGGTCGTCCTGGCGCGGGTGGCCGGCCGCAGGGGCCTCTGGCGCCGGCTGGCCCTGCCCACCCGCCTGGGGGAGGCCGAGGGCTTTCGCGCCACGGCGGAAGACGCGGCGCTGGTGGGGATGGCAGGAACGGCCCTCACCCCGCTGCGACCGGCGGGGACGGCGGCCATCGCCGGGCGGCGCGTGGATGTGGTGACGGAAGGGGAGTACCTGGCCGCCGGGACGCGGGTGGAGGTGATCCGGGTGGAAGGGCGCCGGGTGGTGGTGCGGGCGGCCGGACCCGACACCGGTCCGGGGGGTTCCGGGGAGGGGGGGTCCGGGGAGGCGGCCCCTGGCGCCGCGGGCGGTTCCGGTCCCGTCGCCGGTTCCGGTGGCAGCACCGCTGCCGGCTCGGAGGCCGGAGAGGCGTCCCATGGGGACTAG
- the floA gene encoding flotillin-like protein FloA (flotillin-like protein involved in membrane lipid rafts) translates to MDLSWPVLLVSIGLILVGLTVLFSFIPVGLWISALAAGVRVPIITLIGMRLRRVPPHRIINPLIKADKAGIDVSLDKLEAHYLAGGNVDRVVDALIAAQRAEIPLTFERAAAIDLAGRDVLQAVQVSVNPRVVETPVVAAVAKDGIELRVKARVTVRANIDRLVGGAGEETIIARVGEGIVTTVGSAEDHKAVLENPDSISRVVLNKGLDAGTAFEILSIDIADVDVGRNIGAQLQMDRAEADKNIAQAKAEERRAMAVAAEQEMRARVQEMRAKVVEAEAQIPLAIAEAFRQGRLGVFDYYNLRNLQADTEMRASLAGGPGQDEGVPPRQDT, encoded by the coding sequence ATGGATCTTTCCTGGCCGGTTCTTCTGGTGAGCATCGGCCTCATCCTGGTGGGCCTGACGGTCCTGTTCAGCTTCATTCCCGTAGGGCTCTGGATCTCGGCCCTGGCGGCAGGGGTGCGGGTGCCCATCATCACCCTGATCGGAATGCGGCTGCGCCGCGTTCCACCCCACCGGATCATCAACCCGCTGATCAAGGCGGACAAGGCCGGCATCGACGTCAGCCTGGACAAGCTGGAGGCCCACTATCTGGCCGGCGGCAACGTGGACCGGGTGGTCGACGCCCTGATCGCCGCCCAGCGGGCGGAGATCCCGCTGACCTTCGAGCGGGCCGCGGCCATCGACCTGGCCGGGCGTGACGTGCTGCAGGCGGTGCAGGTCAGCGTCAACCCGCGGGTGGTGGAGACGCCCGTGGTGGCCGCCGTGGCCAAGGACGGCATCGAGCTGCGGGTCAAGGCCCGGGTCACCGTGAGGGCCAACATCGACCGGCTGGTGGGCGGCGCCGGCGAGGAGACCATCATCGCCCGGGTGGGAGAGGGCATCGTCACCACCGTGGGCTCCGCGGAAGATCACAAGGCGGTGCTGGAGAACCCGGATTCCATCTCCCGGGTGGTGCTCAACAAGGGGCTGGACGCAGGCACGGCCTTCGAGATCCTGTCCATCGACATCGCCGACGTGGACGTGGGCCGCAACATCGGCGCCCAGCTGCAGATGGACCGGGCGGAGGCCGACAAGAACATCGCCCAGGCCAAGGCGGAGGAACGCCGCGCCATGGCGGTGGCCGCGGAGCAGGAGATGCGGGCCAGGGTCCAGGAAATGCGGGCCAAGGTGGTCGAGGCCGAGGCCCAGATTCCCCTGGCCATCGCCGAGGCTTTCCGGCAGGGCCGCCTGGGCGTGTTCGACTACTACAACCTGCGCAACCTCCAGGCCGATACCGAGATGCGCGCCTCCCTGGCGGGCGGTCCGGGCCAGGACGAAGGGGTGCCGCCGCGGCAGGATACGTGA
- a CDS encoding YabP/YqfC family sporulation protein yields the protein MARDGRGGGAGGGVAGGEGWRQWLAGLEDSLAGALELPRDAVRNLPRITLLGGLELVVENHRGVLLFGPGRVLVAVPGGRLEVTGRELAIGRIDREQLCLQGQVEQLRFLPVSGGGEESGRAGPRRTGGFSGRGASRPGGKAR from the coding sequence TTGGCGCGGGACGGGCGCGGGGGCGGAGCAGGCGGAGGGGTCGCCGGTGGGGAGGGGTGGCGCCAGTGGCTGGCGGGCCTGGAGGACTCCCTTGCCGGTGCCCTGGAACTGCCGCGGGATGCGGTGCGCAACCTTCCCCGCATCACCTTGCTGGGCGGGCTCGAGCTGGTGGTTGAGAATCACCGGGGAGTCCTCTTGTTCGGTCCGGGCCGGGTGCTGGTGGCCGTGCCCGGCGGCCGCCTGGAGGTCACGGGCCGGGAGCTGGCCATCGGCCGGATCGACCGGGAACAGCTGTGCCTGCAGGGCCAGGTGGAACAGCTGCGCTTCCTGCCGGTGTCCGGCGGCGGGGAAGAAAGCGGCAGGGCCGGGCCCCGCAGGACGGGCGGCTTCTCCGGCAGAGGCGCCTCCCGTCCGGGAGGGAAGGCCCGGTGA